From Jeotgalibaca dankookensis, one genomic window encodes:
- a CDS encoding phosphoenolpyruvate carboxykinase (ATP) encodes MATVEKYDKADLKATNSLLTRFRTTVETAFYGNNIKLVDNVQEAYYLAKDSGSTIVTDLSVKHTADLGLPDEAKVLVENGGKVVGRAAHARVIRGEDKELDLKIEGIVRDAIYNNRKTNYYEATGYVGLDEEFMIKAHIAFPEGQENNLYSWLLNFQPTNEKYNSMYKNSKTYEDGDIYIYTDPDWRHPDFPIGLAYFEPDKNVACILGMQYFGEFKKGTLTLAWGTAHRNGYVACHGGQKAFYLDDGSVYVAAFFGLSGSGKSTLTHAKHENKYDIEVLHDDAFVINLKDGSSIALEPSYFDKTQDYPADHPEQDYFVTVQNVGVSLDLEGNKVLVTEDIRNGNGRTIKSRYSTPNRVDKFPDPIKAVYWIMKDDALPPLVKVENPVLASTFGATLATKRSTAESIKVGESRDNLVIEPYANPFRVYPLVEDFDDFKELLSRKDMNCYIINTGYFLDKKIPKEVTIGVIESMVENEDNFQPFGKVESLSYLDVDGFNPDFTDNEYVDLLKSRMQMRLSFLETFNKNHQDNPLPEEAVNSVRTIIDTL; translated from the coding sequence ATGGCAACTGTAGAGAAGTATGACAAAGCGGATTTGAAGGCAACGAATAGCTTGTTAACACGATTCAGAACAACAGTCGAAACTGCATTTTATGGCAATAATATTAAACTGGTTGATAATGTTCAAGAAGCCTATTATCTTGCGAAGGACTCTGGGAGCACCATTGTAACTGATTTATCTGTTAAACACACCGCAGATTTAGGGTTGCCAGATGAGGCGAAGGTGCTAGTGGAAAATGGTGGCAAAGTTGTAGGCCGTGCCGCCCATGCTCGAGTCATTCGTGGTGAAGATAAGGAACTCGATCTTAAAATCGAAGGAATTGTTCGTGATGCGATTTATAATAATCGCAAAACAAACTATTATGAGGCAACCGGTTATGTGGGATTAGATGAAGAATTTATGATAAAGGCTCATATTGCCTTTCCCGAAGGACAAGAAAATAACCTTTATTCCTGGTTGCTTAACTTCCAACCGACTAATGAGAAATATAATAGTATGTATAAGAATTCTAAAACATACGAAGACGGTGATATTTATATTTATACTGACCCTGACTGGAGACATCCTGATTTTCCAATCGGCCTTGCTTACTTTGAACCAGATAAAAACGTTGCCTGTATTTTAGGAATGCAATATTTTGGCGAGTTTAAAAAGGGAACGTTGACATTAGCTTGGGGAACTGCTCATCGAAACGGTTATGTTGCTTGTCATGGTGGTCAAAAAGCTTTCTACCTTGATGACGGCTCGGTTTACGTTGCTGCATTCTTTGGGTTATCCGGTTCTGGGAAATCAACTTTGACCCATGCTAAACATGAAAATAAATATGATATTGAAGTACTACATGATGATGCATTTGTTATTAATCTAAAGGATGGCTCCTCAATTGCTTTAGAACCATCTTATTTTGATAAAACTCAAGATTATCCAGCAGATCATCCTGAACAAGACTATTTTGTGACCGTTCAAAACGTGGGTGTGAGTCTTGATTTGGAAGGTAATAAGGTTTTGGTTACTGAAGATATTCGCAATGGAAATGGTCGAACTATTAAATCGCGTTATTCAACACCGAACCGGGTTGATAAATTTCCAGATCCGATTAAAGCGGTATATTGGATTATGAAAGACGACGCCTTACCACCGCTTGTAAAAGTGGAAAATCCAGTTTTAGCTTCTACTTTTGGGGCTACATTGGCTACCAAGCGATCGACTGCAGAAAGTATAAAAGTAGGTGAATCAAGAGATAATTTGGTTATTGAACCTTATGCTAATCCCTTTAGAGTTTATCCATTGGTGGAAGATTTTGATGATTTTAAAGAGCTATTAAGTCGGAAAGATATGAATTGCTATATTATTAACACGGGCTATTTCTTAGATAAAAAAATACCGAAAGAAGTAACGATTGGTGTCATTGAAAGCATGGTTGAAAATGAAGATAATTTCCAACCGTTTGGAAAAGTAGAGAGCTTAAGTTACCTAGATGTAGATGGGTTTAATCCAGATTTTACTGATAACGAATATGTAGACTTATTAAAGAGTCGGATGCAGATGCGTCTATCGTTTTTAGAGACTTTTAATAAAAATCATCAAGATAATCCTCTACCTGAAGAAGCCGTCAATTCCGTAAGAACGATTATCGATACCCTTTAA
- the lepA gene encoding translation elongation factor 4, giving the protein MNLEQMKERQKKIRNFSIIAHIDHGKSTLADRILQQTDTVADREMQQQLLDSMDLERERGITIKLNAVELTYTAQDGEEYIFHLIDTPGHVDFTYEVSRSLAACEGAVLVVDAAQGVEAQTLANVYLAIDNDLEIIPVINKIDLPAADPERVKTEIEEVVGIDASEVVLASAKSGIGISELLEQIVEKIPAPEGDLEEPLQALVFDSAYDPYRGVVLNIRVQNGVLRPGDKIKMMSNDKEFDVTEVGIFSPKPIKRDFLMVGDVGYVTASIKTIKDARVGDTVTLANNPTEKALEGYRTLNPMVYCGIYPVDSSDFNDLREALEKLQLNDASLQFEAESSQALGFGFRTGFLGMLHMDVIQERLEREFDLSIITTAPSVIYNINKTDGTTISIDNPSEMPDASEIETIEEPYVKATIMVPNDYVGAVMEIAQRKRGNFLTMDYLDDSRVNVVYEIPLAEIIFDFFDNLKSSTKGYASLDYEMTGYRESRLVKMEILLNGEQVDALSTIIHRDAAYHRGRAITEKLREIIPRQQFEVPIQAAIGHKILARTTIKALRKNVLAKCYGGDVSRKRKLLEKQKEGKKRMKQIGSVEVPQEAFMAVLQLDEE; this is encoded by the coding sequence ATGAATTTAGAGCAGATGAAAGAAAGACAAAAGAAAATACGGAATTTTTCCATTATAGCCCATATTGATCATGGGAAATCTACATTAGCTGACCGCATCTTACAACAGACCGATACGGTTGCTGATCGTGAGATGCAGCAACAATTGTTGGATTCCATGGACTTGGAACGTGAACGTGGTATCACGATTAAGTTGAATGCAGTAGAATTAACTTATACAGCACAAGATGGCGAAGAATATATATTTCACCTAATCGATACGCCAGGGCATGTCGACTTTACTTATGAAGTTTCGCGTAGTTTAGCTGCCTGTGAAGGTGCCGTTTTGGTAGTGGATGCTGCTCAAGGAGTAGAAGCACAAACATTAGCGAACGTTTATTTAGCAATTGATAATGATTTGGAGATTATCCCAGTCATTAATAAAATTGACTTACCGGCTGCAGATCCAGAACGTGTTAAAACTGAAATTGAAGAAGTTGTAGGAATAGATGCGAGTGAAGTAGTCTTAGCAAGTGCTAAATCAGGAATTGGTATTTCCGAATTATTAGAACAAATTGTCGAAAAAATACCTGCTCCAGAAGGTGATTTAGAAGAGCCTCTTCAAGCCTTGGTATTTGATTCCGCTTATGACCCTTATCGTGGTGTCGTATTGAATATCCGTGTTCAAAATGGCGTTTTACGTCCCGGTGATAAAATCAAGATGATGTCAAATGATAAAGAGTTTGACGTAACAGAAGTGGGTATCTTTTCACCTAAACCCATTAAGCGTGATTTCTTAATGGTAGGAGACGTGGGTTACGTTACAGCCAGTATTAAAACCATTAAAGATGCTCGTGTTGGTGATACAGTCACTTTAGCAAACAATCCAACTGAAAAAGCTTTGGAAGGTTATCGTACTTTGAATCCAATGGTTTATTGTGGGATTTACCCTGTTGATTCTTCAGATTTTAATGACTTACGGGAAGCTTTAGAAAAACTTCAACTGAATGATGCTTCCTTGCAATTCGAAGCAGAATCTTCTCAAGCACTTGGCTTTGGCTTTCGTACAGGGTTTTTAGGAATGTTACATATGGATGTTATCCAAGAACGCCTAGAACGTGAATTTGATTTGAGTATTATTACAACTGCTCCATCGGTTATTTATAATATTAATAAAACAGATGGTACAACGATTTCAATTGACAACCCGTCTGAAATGCCAGATGCAAGCGAAATTGAAACGATTGAAGAACCATATGTTAAAGCAACCATTATGGTACCGAATGACTATGTGGGTGCTGTTATGGAAATTGCCCAAAGAAAACGTGGTAATTTCTTAACGATGGACTATCTAGATGACTCGCGTGTAAATGTGGTTTATGAAATACCTTTAGCAGAAATAATATTTGATTTCTTTGATAACCTTAAATCTAGTACTAAGGGCTATGCGTCACTTGATTATGAAATGACTGGTTATCGCGAAAGCCGTCTAGTTAAAATGGAAATTTTACTTAACGGTGAGCAAGTTGATGCTTTGAGTACAATTATCCATCGCGATGCGGCTTATCATCGTGGGCGTGCTATTACCGAGAAATTACGTGAAATTATTCCGCGTCAGCAATTTGAAGTTCCTATTCAAGCTGCGATTGGGCATAAAATACTTGCTCGAACAACGATTAAAGCTTTGCGTAAAAATGTGTTAGCCAAATGTTATGGTGGAGATGTGTCTCGAAAACGTAAGTTATTAGAGAAACAAAAAGAAGGTAAAAAACGTATGAAACAAATTGGTTCAGTAGAAGTACCTCAAGAAGCCTTTATGGCTGTATTACAATTAGATGAAGAGTAA
- a CDS encoding formate--tetrahydrofolate ligase — protein MKTDIQIAQENDMLPIIDIANQIGLKQADLNLYGNYKAKINWDAVDKLRDNKSGKLVLVTAISPTPAGEGKSTVTVGLGDALTKAGQRTMIALREPSMGPTMGMKGGAAGGGYAQVQPMEEINLHFTGDFHAITSANNALAAFIDNHLQQGNELDIDERRITWKRVMDINDRALRNIIVGLGGPTNGVPREDGFDITVASEIMAILCLATSIADLKERIGNIVFGYDRQRRPLTVRDLKMEGALTLILKDALEPNLVQTLYHTPALVHGGPFANIAHGCNSVIATQTALKLADYVVTEAGFGADLGAEKFLDIKVPVLGKTPDVIVIVATIRSLKMHGGIKVADLKNTTDPSAVKRGFSNLKKHIENMQRYHVPVVVAINAFTQDTKEEVAVVEAECERLGVSCQVTDVWGQGPEGGLKLAEAVVKASENKQDYTPLYECSNTIIEEKISRIVKEIYGGEEVLYTPKARQQLKQFTKNGWDKLPVCMAKTQYSLSDDPKKLGRPQGFTITIREFVPKIGAGFIVAMTGDILTMPGLPKQPAALNMDVLEDGTVTGLF, from the coding sequence GTGAAGACTGATATTCAAATTGCACAAGAAAATGATATGCTACCAATTATTGATATTGCGAATCAAATAGGGTTGAAACAGGCAGATTTAAATCTGTACGGAAACTATAAAGCAAAAATAAATTGGGATGCCGTTGATAAATTAAGAGATAATAAATCGGGTAAACTTGTGTTAGTCACCGCAATTAGCCCGACACCTGCTGGAGAAGGAAAATCGACCGTTACAGTAGGTTTAGGAGACGCCCTAACAAAGGCAGGGCAACGGACGATGATTGCCTTGCGTGAGCCTTCTATGGGTCCTACAATGGGAATGAAAGGTGGAGCGGCAGGAGGTGGCTATGCACAAGTACAGCCTATGGAAGAAATTAATTTACACTTTACAGGTGACTTCCATGCGATTACTTCCGCCAATAATGCACTCGCTGCTTTCATTGATAATCACTTGCAACAAGGTAATGAATTGGACATTGATGAGCGCCGTATTACTTGGAAACGGGTTATGGATATAAATGACCGTGCACTTAGAAATATCATTGTGGGTCTAGGTGGCCCAACGAATGGGGTTCCTCGTGAAGATGGCTTTGATATTACAGTGGCGAGTGAAATAATGGCAATCCTTTGTTTAGCAACATCTATAGCGGATTTGAAGGAACGGATTGGCAATATCGTTTTTGGTTATGATAGACAGCGGCGTCCTTTGACGGTCCGTGATTTAAAAATGGAGGGTGCCCTAACGTTGATCTTAAAAGATGCGCTAGAACCCAATTTGGTTCAAACGCTTTATCATACCCCTGCCCTTGTTCATGGGGGACCGTTTGCGAATATTGCTCACGGGTGTAATAGTGTCATTGCGACTCAAACAGCTTTAAAATTAGCTGATTATGTTGTAACTGAAGCTGGTTTCGGAGCTGATTTAGGTGCAGAGAAATTTTTAGATATCAAGGTCCCTGTATTGGGTAAGACGCCGGATGTTATTGTTATTGTCGCTACTATCCGTTCTTTAAAAATGCACGGAGGTATTAAAGTAGCCGATTTAAAAAATACTACGGATCCAAGTGCGGTTAAAAGAGGTTTTAGTAACTTAAAAAAACATATTGAGAATATGCAGCGCTATCATGTGCCAGTTGTAGTAGCGATTAATGCCTTTACACAAGACACAAAAGAAGAAGTAGCCGTTGTTGAGGCTGAATGTGAACGATTAGGTGTTTCTTGCCAAGTAACCGATGTATGGGGACAAGGTCCAGAAGGTGGTTTAAAATTAGCAGAAGCGGTTGTCAAAGCCTCTGAAAATAAACAAGACTACACTCCCTTGTATGAATGTTCAAATACGATAATAGAAGAGAAAATCAGTCGAATTGTAAAAGAAATTTATGGTGGAGAAGAAGTTCTTTATACACCTAAAGCACGTCAGCAATTGAAACAATTCACAAAGAATGGTTGGGATAAACTCCCCGTTTGTATGGCTAAAACCCAGTACTCACTATCAGATGATCCAAAAAAATTGGGGCGTCCACAAGGGTTTACAATTACAATCCGTGAATTTGTACCCAAAATTGGCGCCGGTTTTATTGTTGCTATGACAGGAGATATTCTGACCATGCCAGGCTTACCAAAACAACCTGCGGCTTTGAACATGGATGTTTTAGAAGATGGGACAGTAACCGGTCTATTTTAA
- the dnaJ gene encoding molecular chaperone DnaJ has product MAKRDYYEILGVPKGASDDEIKKAYRKLSKKYHPDINKEPDADEKFKEVTEAYEVLSDSQKRAAYDQYGHASTDPNFGGGGFGGGFGGSGFGGFTGGFDDIFDTFFGGGGGRSRNPNAPRQGADLQYRMNLKFEEAIFGKKETIRYQRDEECATCHGSGAKPGTEPVTCSKCHGSGTIQVERNTPFGRVMTQAVCDVCGGTGEEIPEKCPTCHGSGHVQKTHSVNVTIPAGVEDGQQLRLAGQGEIGQNGGPYGDLYVVFAVEESDIFDRDGSEIYYVLPISFVQATLGTEVEVPTVHGNVKLKIPAGTQTGTTFRLKGKGAPRLRGTVNGDQHVKVTITTPKNLNEEQKEALHKFADASGELVSDGHGGFFDKMRDAFKK; this is encoded by the coding sequence ATGGCGAAAAGAGACTATTATGAAATACTAGGCGTACCTAAAGGCGCCTCAGATGATGAAATAAAAAAAGCTTATCGCAAGCTATCAAAAAAATACCATCCTGATATCAATAAAGAACCGGATGCTGATGAGAAATTTAAGGAAGTCACTGAAGCTTATGAAGTTTTAAGTGACTCACAAAAACGAGCAGCTTATGACCAATATGGTCATGCAAGTACCGATCCCAATTTCGGTGGTGGGGGCTTTGGTGGAGGCTTCGGTGGTAGTGGTTTTGGAGGATTTACAGGCGGTTTCGATGATATTTTCGATACTTTCTTTGGTGGCGGTGGCGGTCGTTCACGTAACCCGAACGCACCACGCCAAGGGGCAGATCTGCAGTATCGCATGAATCTCAAATTTGAAGAAGCGATTTTTGGAAAAAAAGAAACCATTCGTTACCAACGTGACGAAGAATGTGCAACCTGTCATGGGTCAGGAGCGAAACCTGGAACAGAACCAGTAACTTGTTCGAAATGTCACGGATCCGGTACTATTCAAGTTGAGCGAAATACACCGTTTGGCCGTGTCATGACCCAAGCAGTGTGTGATGTTTGTGGTGGTACTGGAGAAGAAATTCCTGAAAAATGCCCAACCTGTCATGGATCAGGGCATGTCCAAAAAACGCATTCTGTAAATGTTACCATTCCAGCCGGTGTTGAAGATGGTCAACAACTTCGACTAGCAGGACAAGGTGAAATCGGACAAAACGGCGGCCCATATGGCGATTTATATGTCGTGTTTGCAGTTGAGGAAAGTGATATTTTTGATCGCGATGGATCAGAAATTTATTATGTATTACCTATTTCCTTTGTTCAAGCGACATTGGGTACAGAGGTCGAAGTTCCAACTGTTCATGGAAACGTGAAACTAAAGATTCCTGCAGGAACACAAACGGGTACAACTTTCCGTCTAAAAGGAAAAGGTGCACCTCGCTTACGAGGAACTGTTAATGGCGATCAACACGTAAAAGTAACTATTACAACACCGAAAAATCTGAATGAAGAGCAAAAAGAGGCGCTTCATAAATTCGCAGATGCTTCTGGTGAGCTTGTATCAGATGGCCATGGTGGTTTCTTTGATAAAATGAGAGACGCTTTTAAAAAATAA